TTCTATTTGCTGTGTACCCACTGGCCGCGGTGCTTGTGGGGCTTGGCGCAGCTGCATTTCTTCTCTACACGGCGCCCCTATGGACCACACTAATAGCCCTGTCCTTCAGGGAGAGACCAAGTGCCAAGGGTGTTGTTGGCGTGGTTTTGATAATAACCGCCATACTAATAATAATCATGGAGACGTCAAGGGGCTTACTAAGCTCCATTGGGGTGGTAATGGGCCTACTATCGGGCATCTCCTACGGAACATACATAGCCCTGGCCAGGTACTACGTGAGGAGCACCAATGAGTTGGAGGTCTCCCTGGGCTCAATACCGTATACGTTAATAGTCACGGCACCCACAGCCCTAATCTACGCACTGCTCCTCCACGGGTTCGTCCACGTGATAACCAGCGGTTTATGGGGCCTCTACATGGGCGTGATGGCGACCATAATCCCCTACAG
This is a stretch of genomic DNA from Vulcanisaeta thermophila. It encodes these proteins:
- a CDS encoding DMT family transporter; translated protein: MGGRRIWPGAYVMGAAALWSTIGVASVYSGNPVLLALFRSVFASIPSVILYRSVNKGALFTGLALGVLFAVYPLAAVLVGLGAAAFLLYTAPLWTTLIALSFRERPSAKGVVGVVLIITAILIIIMETSRGLLSSIGVVMGLLSGISYGTYIALARYYVRSTNELEVSLGSIPYTLIVTAPTALIYALLLHGFVHVITSGLWGLYMGVMATIIPYRLFSMGISRLRASTASIIATLEPVLASVWGFLLFGQVPTVAEAVAYALIIAASIIVSFE